The Streptomyces sp. NBC_01142 genomic interval TCGAGCTGCACACCATCCCCGACCGCAACCGGCGCGAGGAAGCCGAGTTGGACCGCGCGTATCGCGACGCGCATCCCGCCATCCTCGCCTCGCTCTTCGATCTCCTGACCCAGGTACTGGGAGCTCTGCCGAGCGTCCAGCTCACCGCCCGGCCGCGCATGGCGGACTTCGCGCGGATGTTGGCAGCCGTGGACCACGTCACCGGCTGGGACACGCAGGGCAGCTACCGTGCGACTGCCGCCGATGCCGTTGCCGATGTCCTCGAAGGCGAGCCGTTCGCCCGCGCCGTCGTCGATCTCGTACGGGCAGCTGGCCCCGCTGGGATCTGCATGACCGCGGCCGACATCCTCGGCAAAGTCGCGACCCCGGAGAAGCTGCCTCGCAAGTGGCCCAAGGATCCGACCCGCGCCGGGGGACAGCTCAAGCGCCTCGCCCCCGCCCTACGGGCGATCGGCATCGACGACACGCAGCGTGAACCCGACGGGAACCGCTCGCGCCTCTACCGGCTCGCATCAGTGGAGAGAAGCTGCATTCCAGCGCCCGGAGCCCCCACAGCGCCCGAAGGTCCTTCTCACCAGCACGAACGCCCGGGCGCTGCGCACGACGTCAGCACCCGCATGGCACCCGCCGGCACCCGCGAGCGCCCGATCCCGGGTGCTGCGGCAGCGCCAGCACCCGGACACCACACCCTCTTTGACCACGCCGAACACCCGCCCCCGGGTGCTGCGGGCGCTCCGGGTGCTGCGTTGCAGGTCATCTCCGTTCCGCCCGTTCTCTGCGATGGCTGCCGTACCCCGCTCGACCCGTTCCTCGTCACGCAGGGTGCAACAGCGCACCCGTGTTGCGACCCCAGTCGGCCGGCGCTGACGGAGGACTGGCATGAGCGCACTGCCAGAGCGCTACTTCACTCCGCACGACGTCGCCGCGCTGCTCGGAGTGCCCCTCGAGACCGTCTACCAGTGGCGCCGTAAGCGCACGGGACCGCCTGGGTTCCGTGTCGGCAAGCACCTCCGCTACGACCCGGACGCACTTCACCGCTGGATCAAGTCCCTCACCGAAAGGGAGCGTGATTAGCGTGGCAGGCCACATCCAAGACTGGTGGTTCAAGACTGAGCTGGGCCCCGACGGCAAACCGCGTCGGCAGAGGAGCGACCGCCACGGTATCGGCATGCGCTACCGCGCACGTTACGTCGGCCCTGACGGCAGCGAGAAGAGCCGCGCTTTCCCCGACAAGCAAAAGCGGCTCGCGGAATCATGGCTGGCCCAAGTTGCTGCAGACATGACCCGCGGCCAGTACGCCGACCCGACAGCCGGCAAGGTGACGTTTCAGGCTTACGCTACCGCGTGGCTGCGGTCGCAGACGACGAACGTGTCCACCATCCACGCCGTTGACCAGCGGTTTCGGCTGCACATCCTTCCGGACATCGGGTCCCGTTCCTTAGGTGCGTTCCTCCCCGCCCATATCCGGGAGTGGGGGAGGGCTCTGCAAGATGCAGGTCTCTCGCCGTCGTATCAGCGCGTGATCTTCGCCAATGTCTCTTCGGTGTTTGGTGCGACAGTCGATGACGGCATCATCGTCAGGAATCCCTGCCGGGCGAGTTCTGTGCGACTGCCGCGGGCCGACACCCGCAAGCTCAAGCCGTGGCCCGAGGAGTCTTAGCTGTACGCGAGGCCCTGCCAGGGGCCTACCGCAAGGTGGTTGACCTGGGTGCTGGATGCGGACTGCGACAGGGAGAGATCTTCGGCCTGGCCGTCGATGAGGTCGACTTCCTGAACGGAGTTGTCCACGTCGTCCGCCAGGTGAAGATGGTCAAAGCGGAGTTGGTGTTCGCTCCGCCCAAGGGCGGAAGTTGCGGGAACGTGCCGCTGCCCGATGCCGTGGCCTTCGCCCTTGCTGAGCACATCAGTGACCGCCCGCCCCTCGCAGTCACCCTTCCTTGGAAGACCCCGGACGGGCCGCCGGTCACCGCATCGCTGCTCTTCTACTCACGGGAGCGCAAGCCGGTGAACCGGAACTACTTCAACATGCGCGTGTGGAAGCCGGCCCTCGCCCGGGCCGGCGTGATCCCCGAGCGGGAGGTGAGGGAGAAGCGCTTCGTGTCGTCCCGCGAGCACGGCATGCACGCGCTTCGGCACTTCTACGCCTCTGTCCTCCTGGACGCCGGGGAGAACATCAAGGCTCTGGCGGAGTACCTCGGCCACGGCGATCCCGGCTTCACCCTGCGGACCTGCACGCACCTCATGCCCAACAGTCAGGCGCGAGCGCGGAAGGCCGTCGACAGTGTCTTCCGCGGGGGCGGAGACACCGACGACGGCCCCCAGACGGCCCAGGGCGGAGAAAACCTCCTGACCTGCGGATACCTCAGATGTCGCGGGAGAGACCGGCCGGCCCCCTGTAACCGCGACCAGGGGCGGTCGCGCTCCTGACGTCCACGCAGCCTCCATCCCTGTTCCGTCACAGCGACAGCGAAGCAGCGGCCCTCTTGCGGGCGACGTCAGCCATGACGTGGGGACGGTGTACGGCACGGTCCGGCGCCTGGACGACGACGTGCCGCGAGCGGGGGACTCGCCGGCCGCCGTGCAGGAGAGCCGCACTGTGGGGCCGACTGCGGGAGATACGGCGCGAGATGCGGGCCGATCTGGGCGCGTCCCGGGCGGATTCCGGGCGTTGAGCACGAGAAGCGCGGGATCTTGTCGCCATGCGTCCTGCGGATCGGCATAGTGGCGTTGATTGCAAGGGCTGTCGAGGTCCCGGAGAGGCAGGGTGCCGGTGAGCGACGAAGAGAGCGGCGGCGTACAGGTGCTGCGCGCATGGGCGGCGGACGCCGCGGAGCGGGTCAAGATGCCGAGTCTGTCGCCGGGTACATGCTTGATGTCGCGCACTGGTCCGAGGGCGAGTACGACGGGGTGCGGCAGGACACCGCCCGGGCGCTCACCCGGGCCCGTGACCCGCGGACCGGCTTGGAGGACCTGCGCGTCTTGCGCGACGAGGAGGCGCCCCTGCTCGAGCGGAGCCTGGGCGAGGCCGTCGAGAGGGCCGGGATGCGCCAGCTCACCTCGCAGATGCGGGTGAACCTGGCCGACGTCGTGGCCGACACACTCGCCGAGCTCGCCTTCTACGACCTCGTGGAGGAGGAGACCGGGTACGACAACGGTGATCCGCGGGGAGCGTTCCGGGCCCGGTTCCGCAACGAGGCCGGCGGCAACGAGATCACGGTCGAGATCGAGCAGGCCGACAAGGACTCGGACCAGTGCGTGATCCGCGTGGTGTCTCACGACCACGACACCACTGCCGAGGCCGAGCTCCGGGACCGGGCCGACGCGGTGTACCAGGCGCTGCGGGAGCAGGGCGTGCCAGTCGGTCTGAACACGTCTGCACCACAGGCGGAGCCCGGCTCTTCGGGCCCGTCGGCTGCCCGTCCCGGGGAGCAGCCGCAGCGCCGGGCAGGCCGGGAGGACCCCGGCGCGTGAACATGAACAGGACCTGGATGAAGGGAAGCCGTCCTCCCCGTCCTCCCCGTCCTCCCCGTCCGCCGGGGACGGAGCGGCTGGACCCTGCGGCCGTCCGTACCGGCGAACCCTTCACCATCCTTCACGGGCCCGGTGTGGGCGACGTCTTCGTCGACAGCGCCGCCCAGGTGTGCTCCATGGAGCAGGCACTCTGGCGCATGCTGCGTTCCGCCGGGTTCGAGCGGATCGTCTTCAGCACCCTGCACAACCCGGTCTATTTCCGGGACAGAGCGTCGTGGGATCTGTCCCGCCGGCCGGCCGGCCGCACTGAGGAGACGGCCGACCGCCGCGGGCCGCGCACCATGCGGCACGCACGCCTGCAGGGGCCCCTCGGCGGGACGCAGCTGCTGGGTGCCGCACCCCGGTCCGCGGCGGAACCTGCCCCGGACCCAGGCCGAAGAGGCCGTGCGGCACTCGCGTCCGGGATCTCCGATCCGTTCGGGGTGATGACCTTCACCGCTCATCTCCGCAGCCCGGAACACCGTACGGCCGTGGTCTTCCCGCACGCGGACGAGTTCCTGCTCCTCAACCAGGCCCCGCGGCAACTGGCCGGAGCCATGGCCGAATGGGCGGCCGACACCGTCGAAGGAAACCAGTGGATCCTCGTGTTCCGCAGGCCCTCCTTGAACAGAGTGGCCGCATTCCTGGAGGGGCTCGGACGCTATCCGCAGCTGGAGACCTTCGTGAACGAACGGCGGGACGAGCCCATCCGCGGTGGCACCTTCCGGGTCGGACTTCCTCAGGCAGCGGAACTGGAGCGGCTGGTGCACTCGGTGCGGCTGCGGAAGGGACTGCGGCTCGAGTGGCAGGACCTGGACCGGGTGGTCCGGTCGATGGCCGGTCAGCCCGAGACAGCCCGCATCTGGCGCGAGCGCCTTGAACAGCTGCCGGCGGAAGAGGCGTCGTTGAGCCGCCGCTCGGTGCGTCGGTGGGTGGCCGGCGCCCTGTCCGACGATCGGACCCCCTGGGAGCGACTTGCCGCGATGCCCGGCATGGAGGCATTGGTACGGCGCTTCGAGGACATGCGGGCCGAGATGGCGGCAGCCGAGGAACTGCGTGCTCGCGGGCTGGCCTCCGTCGGTGAACCGCCCGCCCGGCACCTGGTGTTCACCGGCAACCCCGGGACAGGGAAGACGACCGTGGCCCGGCTCGTCGGCGAAATGTACCGGGACCTGGGTGTGCTGAGCCGTGGCCACTGTGTGGAGGCGAAGGCCGGTGACCTGGTTGCCGGTTACGTCGGGCAGACCGCTGCACGGACCGACGCGCTGGTGGACCGGGCTCTGGACGGTGTGTTGTTCATCGACGAGGCGTACGGGCTCAGTGACCAGAGCGACGGCTTCGGCGACGAGGCCGTCACGACGCTGCTCAAGCGCATGGAGGACGACCGTGGCCGCCTGGTGGTCATCGTGGCCGGCTACCCGGAGAAGATGAAGGAGTTCCTCGAGGCCAACGTCGGCCTCAAGAGCCGGCTCCCGAATCTCGTCGAGTTCCCCGACTACGAACCCGGCATCCTGCACACGATCCTGCTGCGCCGCCTGGATGAGAACGGCCTGTGTCCCGCAGCGGAGGCCGCACAGGCGCTGCGGCAGATCGTGGAGGGCATGCACGGCTCCCGGGACGAGGGCTTCGGCAACGCCCGGGAGATGCGCACCCTCGCCGACGCGGTCCGCCCCCGATGGGCCGTCCGCGTGGGACGGGACGTGGAACAGCCCGTCATCGTCGACGACATCCCGGAGCAGTACCGGGACCACCTGCCGCGCCCGGCGCCCGAGCCCGGCGAACTGCTGGCCGGACTCGACCGGTATGTGGGCCTCGCGGTGGTCCGCGGGGAGCTGGAAGGACTCGCGAACCGGCTGAGGATGCGTCAGGAGCGTGGCACGGAGGCATTCGCCCCGCCCCACCTCCTGTTCACCGGCCCTCCGGGCACCGGCAAGACCACGGTGGCCCGGCTCGTCGGCGATCTGTTCCGCGGACTGGGGCTGCTGCGCCGGGGGCATGTCGTGGAGGTGACCCGCACCGATCTGGTAGCCGGGTACGTGGGGCAGACCGCGGGCAGGGTCCGCGACGCGGTCGAGCGGGCGCTGGACGGCGTGCTGTTCATCGACGAGGCCTACAGCCTGGTCCGGGACACAGGGGGACACGGCGGTTTCGGCGCGGAGGCGGTGGACACCCTGCTCCGTGAAATGGAGCACCGGCGCGGCCGACTGGTCGTGATCGCGGCCGGATACCCGCAGGACATGGAGCGGCTTCTCGACTTCAACCCGGGACTGCGGTCACGGTTCACCACCGAGGTGCCCTTCCCCGAGTACTCCCTGGACGACCTGGTGGAGATCCTCCGTCGGATGGCTGCTGAGGGCGGCTACACCCTCGGCACCGGGACCGCAGAACGCGCCGGGTTGTGGCTCGTGGCGACCCGGCAGGACCGTCCGGCCTCGTTCGGCAATGCCCGGGAGGTGCGCAGACTGCTGGAGCAGATGGAGGGCCGCAAGGCGGCGCGGTGGGATCAGGGCGTCAAGGGGTCGGAGTATCTGCCCGAGGACGTGCCGGATCCGCCGCCCATCAGGGCTCGGCGCGGGTGATTCTTGTCCTGCCGTCCTGCTCCTGCTCCTGACGCTCTGTCAGGACGCGGCCCAGGGTCCGGTCCGCGTCGGCCAGCCGCTGCTCGACGGTCCGGGTGAGGGCCTCCACCTCATCGAGGGCAAGGCCCGGCTCCTGCGCGAGGCCGCCGGTGTCCGCGCCGGCGGCCTCGCGCAGGGCCTGCGCCAGCTCCCGGTCGGCCCGGGCATGGCGGGTCAGGGACGTGAACACCGTGCCCCGTTCCGCCCGGATGCGCTCCAGCCGGTCCTGGCAGGCGGCGAGTTCGCGGGAGCCCTCACTCAGTTCGCGCTCCGCGGCCGCCAGCGCTTCCTGCGCCGCTGCGGCCAGCTCCAGGGTCTGCCGGGTACGCGGCGTCAGCACGGCGAGCTGCTGCTCGGTGAGCCGCAGCAGGGCGTCGGCCCCGGTGCGCAGCTCCCGGTCGGCCGCCCCGAGGTCCCGGCCGCGCAGCTCCCGCAGCCGTGTGTCGATGACCTCCTGCTGCGCCTGCAGCTCGTCCAGCTCTTCCACCAGCCGTTCCAGCCGCCGCAGCTCGTCCACCTCCCGCCGCAGGTTCTCGTGTTCCGCCAGGCGGTGGCGCAGCTCCTTCTCCCTCTCCGCGAGTTTTTCCAGAGCCGCGCGTTCGGACGCCACCTGCTCGGCCGCCGCGGTGAGTTCGTCCATCAGGTCCCGGGTGCCCCGCCCCACCCTCTCCCCCGGCCGGGCGGCCTCCAGCAGCCCGGGCAGCGCCTCGGCCAGGTCACGGGCGTCCGCCAGCGCGTCGTCCAGCGCGTACAGGGCGGTCAGGGCGCCGGCCCCGTCGGCATCGTCCGGCGTGCCGCCGTCGGATGCACGGTCCGGCCGGCCGATGGTGTCGGCGGCCCACCGGACGGCGCGTCCCAGCACATGGAGGGCCGTCTCCCGGTCGGTGCGCCCGGAGTCCGCCAGCGCGTCCGCGATCTCCTGCCTGCTGTCGCGCACGATGCCCCCCTCGTGGAACCCTCGGCGGGGCCGCTCGGCGACCCGGGCCGTCCTGGTCGCCAGCCTATCGCCGTGAACCGGGCCCCGAGGTCACTCCTACGACTACCCTGCACGGGCCACTGCCCGGCCATCAGGGATACGGGGCTCCATGTAGGCCGGCCGCAGCGAGCGGCCGGGGCAGGGCGGGGTCTTCGCCGCCTCGCCGTACCTTTCCGAGTACCTCGAATCCCGGTCCGGTGACCCGGCCGCCGCGTTGGTGCATGCCCGCAGCCGCAGGCGGCCATCGATGCTGTGCTCGGGTGGCCAGGGAGCGGAAGCAGCTCAGTCAGAGCCTGCCCACGAGTCGTGTGACTGGACCGCATTCATGTCGTTCCGGCGGTGTGGGGAGGTGTGATCTCTCGAACGCGGTGTGGGCTCGGTCGCATCCACACCTGCCGAGGGGCGTGGGCCGGGGCAGGCGTGGGGAAGAGTCACCGCCGGGTCGATGTCCCACAGGGCCGCCTGATGGCCATGCCGCCGACCGTACGCGAAGACCGGGATGCCTATCCGGAATTCTACTCTCCCTTTGGAATTTAAGGTTCCACTTCTTGTGATCTTGACTTAATGGCTGGTCATCCGCCTACACTCCGTCCGCCACTGTGGCGATCAAGGTTCCAGGAGGAACTCGTGACAAATATTCGGCGTGCTATGGCTATTGCACTTCCTGCTGCTGCCGCCCTGGCCTTCAGCATGACCCCGGCTCAGGCCGGAACCGGCATTTACTGCACCGGGGAGGCCAACTGCGGAACCTTCTACTACAACTCCGGCCTCACCGGCTCGCGCACCACCTTCACCGGAAGTGGCGGGATCAACGGCAGCATCAACGACCTTGCTGGTTACAAGTTCCTGGACTCGGGAGCCGGTCAGGGCACTCCGGTCAAGAACGGCGCCGCCTCCTTCTACAACGGCAGCCCCACCCCCACCACGATCTTCTTCAATAGCTACTCCAACGGCCCGTGCGACACTGTCGCGCCCTACACCAACGCCAAGCGCCTGGTGAACACGTACAACGAGAATGCCTCGTTCATGTTCGGCACGTCCGGCTCGCACTGCTACAAGTTCAACTGACGGGCAGCCGTTCCTTCTTTGCACGTCAGCCCCGCGTGAAGGCCACAGCCCACGCGGGGCTCCGCAGGGGAAGCATCCTCATGAGACGTTTGACGACAGCCATGTTCGCCCTGTTTGCCCTGGTCGGATGCACGGCTCAGGGATCACAGGGAAATACCGGGGCACGGCCCGAGGCGAGCGGCGCCAACGAGTCCGACGCCGCCGGGGGGAACTACACCTACCGGCTGCCCATCGCTGCCTACAGCTACACCGACGCCGAGTACGCGTCCATCGAC includes:
- a CDS encoding AlpA family transcriptional regulator codes for the protein MSALPERYFTPHDVAALLGVPLETVYQWRRKRTGPPGFRVGKHLRYDPDALHRWIKSLTERERD
- a CDS encoding AAA family ATPase, whose protein sequence is MGDVFVDSAAQVCSMEQALWRMLRSAGFERIVFSTLHNPVYFRDRASWDLSRRPAGRTEETADRRGPRTMRHARLQGPLGGTQLLGAAPRSAAEPAPDPGRRGRAALASGISDPFGVMTFTAHLRSPEHRTAVVFPHADEFLLLNQAPRQLAGAMAEWAADTVEGNQWILVFRRPSLNRVAAFLEGLGRYPQLETFVNERRDEPIRGGTFRVGLPQAAELERLVHSVRLRKGLRLEWQDLDRVVRSMAGQPETARIWRERLEQLPAEEASLSRRSVRRWVAGALSDDRTPWERLAAMPGMEALVRRFEDMRAEMAAAEELRARGLASVGEPPARHLVFTGNPGTGKTTVARLVGEMYRDLGVLSRGHCVEAKAGDLVAGYVGQTAARTDALVDRALDGVLFIDEAYGLSDQSDGFGDEAVTTLLKRMEDDRGRLVVIVAGYPEKMKEFLEANVGLKSRLPNLVEFPDYEPGILHTILLRRLDENGLCPAAEAAQALRQIVEGMHGSRDEGFGNAREMRTLADAVRPRWAVRVGRDVEQPVIVDDIPEQYRDHLPRPAPEPGELLAGLDRYVGLAVVRGELEGLANRLRMRQERGTEAFAPPHLLFTGPPGTGKTTVARLVGDLFRGLGLLRRGHVVEVTRTDLVAGYVGQTAGRVRDAVERALDGVLFIDEAYSLVRDTGGHGGFGAEAVDTLLREMEHRRGRLVVIAAGYPQDMERLLDFNPGLRSRFTTEVPFPEYSLDDLVEILRRMAAEGGYTLGTGTAERAGLWLVATRQDRPASFGNAREVRRLLEQMEGRKAARWDQGVKGSEYLPEDVPDPPPIRARRG